A window of Lytechinus variegatus isolate NC3 chromosome 15, Lvar_3.0, whole genome shotgun sequence contains these coding sequences:
- the LOC121428492 gene encoding pre-mRNA-splicing factor 38B-like isoform X2 produces MCGGVRGVGAGGIVSSAYCLLYKLYTLKLTRKQLNGLLTHSDSPYIRALGFLYIRYSQPPQDLWDWYEEYLNDEEEVDSKAGGGNCITIGQMLMHFLVKLDWHSTRFPRIPVPVMKDIENKVSAWQYAQRQNNPEEEGGGGGGEAMDDYNTQDDNNEWTANDKRMERFQDERKSSRDRDDDSHRRDRDRHRDQDRDRDRNRERDRDRGSSRDSHRDRSRNNSRDRSRDHDRHRDRSRDLDFDTALRKERERQTRDHARGSSRDDRHRRSRSRSHERRRRSRSRERRRRSRSRSRDRHRHRSRDRR; encoded by the exons ATGTGTGGAGGG GTGCGTGGAGTCGGAGCAGGTGGCATTGTTTCCTCAGCGTACTGTCTCCTTTACAAATTATATACATTGAAACTGACTCGCAAGCAGCTGAATGGTCTACTAACACATTCAGATTCACCGTATATCAGGGCATTGGGATTCCTTTACATTAG ATACAGTCAACCACCTCAGGATCTATGGGATTGGTATGAAGAATATTTAAATGATGAGGAG gaagttGATAGCAAAGCTGGTGGAGGAAACTGTATCACCATCGGCCAAATGTTGATGCACTTCTTAGTCAAATTGGACTGGCATTCAACTCGCTTTCCTCGTATCCCAGTTCCAGTCATGAAG GATATAGAGAATAAGGTATCGGCATGGCAGTACGCTCAGCGTCAGAACAACccagaagaagaaggaggaggaggaggaggggaagcAATGGATGATTATAATACACAAGATGATAACAATGAATGGACAGCAAACGATAA GAGAATGGAAAGATTCCAGGATGAAAGAAAATCTAGCAGAGACCGAGATGATGACAGCCATAGAAGGGACAGAGATAGACATCGAGATCAAGATAGAGATCGAGATCGGAATCGGGAAAGAGATCGAGATAGGGGGAGTAGTCGTGACAGTCATAGGGACAGGTCCCGCAACAACAGCAGAGATCGTTCCCGCGATCATGACAGACACCGCGACAGAAGCCGAGATCTCGACTTTGATACAGCCCTGCGGAAGGAACGCGAACGACAGACGAGAGATCACGCCCGTGGAAGCAGCCGGGATGACAGACATCGACGATCACGCAGCAGAAGTCATGAAAGGAGAAGGCGGAGCCGCTCCAGAGAAAGGAGAAGGAGGTCTCGATCACGATCACGTGATCGTCATCGCCATCGAAGCCGGGATAGGAGATAA
- the LOC121428492 gene encoding pre-mRNA-splicing factor 38B-like isoform X1, which yields MPPKNNTLPQWGNQQSMNLNPLILTNIQSSPYFKNDLFKLKTYHEVIDEIYYKVSHLEPWERGSRQTSGQIGMCGGVRGVGAGGIVSSAYCLLYKLYTLKLTRKQLNGLLTHSDSPYIRALGFLYIRYSQPPQDLWDWYEEYLNDEEEVDSKAGGGNCITIGQMLMHFLVKLDWHSTRFPRIPVPVMKDIENKVSAWQYAQRQNNPEEEGGGGGGEAMDDYNTQDDNNEWTANDKRMERFQDERKSSRDRDDDSHRRDRDRHRDQDRDRDRNRERDRDRGSSRDSHRDRSRNNSRDRSRDHDRHRDRSRDLDFDTALRKERERQTRDHARGSSRDDRHRRSRSRSHERRRRSRSRERRRRSRSRSRDRHRHRSRDRR from the exons ATGCCACCAAAGAACAACACACTACCCCAATGGGGGAACCAGCAGTCCATGAACCTGAACCCGCTGATTCTAACAAATATCCAATCATCACCGTACTTCAAGAATGATCTCTTTAAACTCAAGACATACCATGAGGTCATTGATGAGATTTACTACAAG GTTTCTCATCTTGAACCTTGGGAGCGAGGTAGCAGGCAGACGTCAGGACAGATTGGGATGTGTGGAGGG GTGCGTGGAGTCGGAGCAGGTGGCATTGTTTCCTCAGCGTACTGTCTCCTTTACAAATTATATACATTGAAACTGACTCGCAAGCAGCTGAATGGTCTACTAACACATTCAGATTCACCGTATATCAGGGCATTGGGATTCCTTTACATTAG ATACAGTCAACCACCTCAGGATCTATGGGATTGGTATGAAGAATATTTAAATGATGAGGAG gaagttGATAGCAAAGCTGGTGGAGGAAACTGTATCACCATCGGCCAAATGTTGATGCACTTCTTAGTCAAATTGGACTGGCATTCAACTCGCTTTCCTCGTATCCCAGTTCCAGTCATGAAG GATATAGAGAATAAGGTATCGGCATGGCAGTACGCTCAGCGTCAGAACAACccagaagaagaaggaggaggaggaggaggggaagcAATGGATGATTATAATACACAAGATGATAACAATGAATGGACAGCAAACGATAA GAGAATGGAAAGATTCCAGGATGAAAGAAAATCTAGCAGAGACCGAGATGATGACAGCCATAGAAGGGACAGAGATAGACATCGAGATCAAGATAGAGATCGAGATCGGAATCGGGAAAGAGATCGAGATAGGGGGAGTAGTCGTGACAGTCATAGGGACAGGTCCCGCAACAACAGCAGAGATCGTTCCCGCGATCATGACAGACACCGCGACAGAAGCCGAGATCTCGACTTTGATACAGCCCTGCGGAAGGAACGCGAACGACAGACGAGAGATCACGCCCGTGGAAGCAGCCGGGATGACAGACATCGACGATCACGCAGCAGAAGTCATGAAAGGAGAAGGCGGAGCCGCTCCAGAGAAAGGAGAAGGAGGTCTCGATCACGATCACGTGATCGTCATCGCCATCGAAGCCGGGATAGGAGATAA